In Desulfovibrio sp. 86, the following proteins share a genomic window:
- a CDS encoding NYN domain-containing protein, which yields MARFTGFDEVYSALYVDFDNIFTRFLEIDPEAARAFGSAPYRWVRWIENHALRILYGEGVRRRILKRMCYLNPQRYQEFRNFFIRSAFQVVDCPPLTSRGKTSTDIHLVMDCMDDLSHSTKFDEFIILSGDADFTPLLIRLQEHARRTLVLSVGYSSPAYTAAASWRIREDWFLQQALRDDRDDLDGEAVYAAGKSVPNALPHARKIDAVEGNGYGPRHEDIPLDGPENTDPTSGNTW from the coding sequence ATGGCACGATTTACAGGATTTGATGAGGTTTACAGCGCTCTTTATGTTGATTTCGACAATATTTTTACCCGATTTCTTGAAATTGATCCCGAAGCCGCTCGGGCTTTTGGTTCCGCGCCCTATCGCTGGGTGCGCTGGATAGAAAATCACGCTTTGCGCATTCTTTATGGTGAAGGCGTACGCCGTCGCATTCTGAAACGCATGTGCTATCTTAATCCGCAGCGGTATCAGGAATTTCGCAATTTCTTCATCCGCAGCGCCTTTCAGGTGGTGGACTGCCCGCCGCTCACGTCGCGGGGCAAAACCAGCACGGACATCCATCTGGTCATGGACTGCATGGATGATCTTTCACACTCAACCAAGTTTGACGAATTTATCATCCTTTCAGGGGATGCCGATTTTACGCCCCTGCTTATCCGCCTTCAGGAGCATGCCCGCCGCACGCTGGTGCTTTCGGTGGGGTACTCCTCTCCGGCGTATACGGCCGCCGCGTCCTGGCGCATCCGTGAAGACTGGTTTTTGCAGCAGGCCCTGCGTGACGACCGTGATGATCTTGACGGCGAAGCGGTGTACGCTGCCGGAAAATCGGTTCCCAATGCCTTGCCGCATGCCCGGAAAATTGACGCGGTGGAGGGCAATGGCTACGGCCCCCGACATGAGGATATCCCATTGGACGGGCCGGAAAATACCGATCCCACCTCTGGCAATACGTGGTAG
- a CDS encoding O-antigen ligase family protein: protein MYNLLEYGKARLAALRGQAEAFRQSPPAERWFSCLFWSFWISLVTFPMGYAIRDVMPVVCLVFLALYYRHNWQGSVLRRLGAWPLFVCFGLMVIIGVVFSGNVGSSLLHAGSGLNKGFILPFIAMECVRNEKDLLRLVWASVLAVFWQGLDGICQALTGKDFLMGYPPSSGRLTGSFDDYEVGNYIALALIPAFSLWYVLRQYFSRLPTLLLCAATLWPAFFLLAGAASRSGALAIAAALGLWCLLAGTGSRVKSLLFAVAALLLILLAQGRARMDEVLDDGRWSLWKMGWRIFLEHPWFGSGAGQYNTAFRALGLSPEKDLITISHPHNLYLDMLYAHGLVGFTFGMIFLLGFSWWGYQHIRPQLLAERSYGRTGIYWHMTAWFWIGFVAWLFNGIFGHDFYRVWWLALAMGHLGVMIGAVINGPAAENAARPAPVETVNKAGAPPQA, encoded by the coding sequence GTGTATAACTTGCTGGAATACGGCAAAGCCCGTCTGGCCGCCCTTCGTGGGCAGGCAGAGGCTTTCCGGCAATCCCCCCCGGCCGAGCGCTGGTTTTCCTGCCTGTTCTGGTCCTTCTGGATCTCTCTGGTCACGTTTCCCATGGGCTACGCTATCCGGGACGTCATGCCCGTGGTCTGCCTGGTTTTTCTTGCCCTCTACTACCGTCACAACTGGCAGGGCAGCGTGCTGCGTCGGCTCGGCGCATGGCCGCTCTTTGTCTGCTTCGGGCTTATGGTTATTATTGGCGTCGTCTTTTCCGGCAACGTGGGTTCTTCACTGCTGCATGCCGGTTCCGGCCTGAACAAGGGTTTTATTCTGCCCTTTATCGCCATGGAGTGCGTGCGCAATGAAAAAGACCTGCTCCGGCTGGTGTGGGCCAGTGTTCTGGCCGTGTTCTGGCAGGGGCTGGACGGCATATGTCAGGCCCTGACCGGCAAAGATTTTCTTATGGGCTACCCGCCAAGCAGCGGACGCCTCACAGGCAGCTTTGACGACTATGAGGTGGGCAACTATATTGCCCTGGCCCTGATTCCCGCCTTCAGTCTGTGGTACGTTTTACGCCAGTATTTCTCACGTCTGCCCACGCTGCTGCTCTGTGCGGCAACCCTGTGGCCCGCGTTTTTTCTGCTCGCGGGCGCGGCCAGCCGCAGCGGCGCGCTGGCCATCGCAGCGGCCCTGGGCCTGTGGTGTTTGCTGGCAGGCACGGGCAGCCGGGTGAAAAGCCTGCTCTTCGCCGTTGCGGCCCTTTTACTGATTCTTCTGGCCCAGGGCCGCGCCCGCATGGACGAAGTGTTGGATGACGGCAGATGGAGCCTGTGGAAGATGGGGTGGCGCATCTTTCTTGAACACCCGTGGTTCGGGTCCGGAGCCGGACAGTACAATACAGCCTTTCGTGCCCTTGGCCTCTCACCGGAAAAAGATCTTATCACTATCAGCCATCCGCACAACCTCTACCTTGACATGCTGTATGCGCACGGTCTGGTGGGCTTCACGTTCGGCATGATCTTTCTGCTGGGCTTCAGCTGGTGGGGCTATCAACACATCCGGCCGCAGCTTCTGGCCGAGCGCTCTTACGGAAGAACGGGCATCTACTGGCACATGACGGCATGGTTCTGGATAGGCTTTGTGGCGTGGCTGTTTAACGGCATCTTTGGGCACGATTTCTATCGCGTCTGGTGGCTGGCCCTTGCCATGGGGCATCTGGGCGTCATGATAGGCGCGGTCATCAATGGCCCGGCAGCAGAAAATGCGGCCCGGCCAGCGCCCGTCGAAACAGTGAACAAGGCCGGAGCCCCGCCACAAGCGTGA
- a CDS encoding FAD-dependent thymidylate synthase, which translates to MLDEKFTGNGKVVLLAGGGKIYTDIAARFVRSERELEDIVASPYSKKIVENILSSGHRAALEFDFFIFGLEGYSRVTETQLVRKRLASYLIKSGRAELGGNRRYSVVYPRNAAEFTAQVTLPDGGTVNLSGRDLADLGRQWYDAGLDAGLPEEDLRYLKPQATEFKAIVGMNAHALLDWFSIRCCRNAQYEIRHLAWQMLNLCRKAAPDLFAGAGPNCVQMGYCPENALQNARCRGRIITKDEAMALLRANRNAGEGTPPAADEFVGE; encoded by the coding sequence ATGCTGGACGAAAAATTTACTGGCAACGGCAAAGTGGTGCTACTGGCTGGCGGCGGAAAAATCTATACGGATATCGCAGCCCGCTTTGTGCGCAGCGAGCGTGAACTTGAGGACATAGTGGCCTCGCCCTATTCCAAGAAAATCGTTGAGAATATCCTGTCTTCCGGGCACCGGGCCGCACTGGAATTTGATTTTTTCATCTTCGGCCTTGAGGGATATTCGCGCGTTACCGAAACCCAGCTTGTGCGCAAGCGCCTGGCCTCCTATCTTATCAAATCCGGCCGGGCGGAACTGGGCGGTAACCGCCGCTATTCAGTGGTGTATCCGCGCAACGCGGCGGAGTTTACCGCGCAGGTGACCCTGCCTGACGGCGGCACAGTCAATCTGAGCGGGCGCGATCTGGCCGATCTGGGCCGCCAGTGGTATGATGCCGGACTCGACGCCGGGCTGCCCGAAGAAGATCTGCGCTATCTGAAACCCCAGGCCACGGAATTCAAAGCCATCGTGGGCATGAACGCCCACGCCCTGCTGGACTGGTTTTCCATCCGCTGTTGTCGCAACGCCCAGTACGAGATCAGGCATCTTGCGTGGCAGATGCTGAACCTGTGCCGCAAGGCTGCCCCCGACCTTTTTGCCGGTGCTGGCCCCAATTGCGTGCAGATGGGTTACTGCCCGGAAAACGCGCTCCAGAATGCGCGGTGTAGGGGCCGCATCATCACCAAGGACGAGGCCATGGCGCTGTTGCGCGCCAACAGGAATGCCGGTGAGGGAACGCCTCCCGCTGCCGACGAATTTGTCGGAGAGTGA